In the Ctenopharyngodon idella isolate HZGC_01 chromosome 4, HZGC01, whole genome shotgun sequence genome, one interval contains:
- the LOC127511216 gene encoding NACHT, LRR and PYD domains-containing protein 3-like isoform X1 translates to MASVKELLKKSMYELEGDYLKEFQWHLENGHESISKSDMENADRLKTVDKMVECFGPEEAVKITVEILRKINQNNLAEHLENKHKQGSTADNRQATLYTETSHRLKNKLKRDYKWIFIGNSQTGHKKNLNDIYTDLYVVENETGGRENNHEVIQIDFNQKQCDAKDTPIQCNNIFKVHEHQQNKKVLTMGIAGVGKTVSVNKFILDWVEGKENQDIAFIFPLPFRQLNLITENCSLMGLLNKYFFNDPKELPSLPEGDGKVLFIFDGLDECRFPLSFKDGDRITDVHKITTVSKIITNLIKTDLLPSALIWITSRPAAASLIPRKLVVKCRLLAV, encoded by the exons ATGGCATCTGTTAAAGAGCTGCTCAAGAAATCAATGTATGAACTGGAAGGAGATTATCTAAAGGAGTTTCAGTGGCATTTGGAGAATGGTCATGAGAGTATATCAAAGTCTGACATGGAGAATGCAGATAGGTTAAAAACTGTGGATAAGATGGTGGAGTGTTTCGGACCAGAAGAAGCTGTGAAGATCACTGTGGAGATCCTGAGGAAGATAAATCAGAATAATCTGGCTGAGCATCTAGAGAACAAACACAAGCAAG GCTCAACTGCAGACAACAGACAAGCTACTCTTTACACAGAGACCAGCCACAGACTGAAGAACAAATTAAAACGGGACTACAAGTGGATATTCATTGGTAATTCACAGACGGGTCATAAGAAAAACTTGAACGATATTTACACTGATTTATATGTGGTGGAGAATGAGACTGGAGGAAGAGAAAATAACCACGAGGTGATACAGATcgattttaatcaaaaacaatGTGATGCCAAGGACACACCAATCCAgtgcaataatatttttaaagtccATGAgcatcaacaaaacaaaaaggtaCTGACGATGGGGATCGCAGGCGTAGGAAAAACTGTCTCTGTCAATAAATTCATCCTTGACTGGgttgaaggaaaagaaaatcagGATATAGCCTTCATTTTCCCTCTGCCGTTCCGTCAGCTAAACCTGATTACAGAGAACTGCAGTCTCATGGGACTGCTTAACAAATACTTCTTTAATGATCCTAAAGAACTGCCCTCTCTTCCTGAAGGTGATGGTAAGGTCTTGTTCATTTTTGATGGGCTGGATGAATGTCGCTTCCCTTTGAGCTTTAAAGATGGTGACAGAATTACAGATGTTCACAAAATAACAACAGTGAGTAAGATAATAACAAACCTTATCAAGACAGACCTtcttccctctgctctcatctggatcacatccagaccagcagcagccagTCTGATACCTCGAAAATTGGttgtaaaatgtaggctattggctgtatga
- the LOC127511216 gene encoding uncharacterized protein LOC127511216 isoform X2: MASVKELLKKSMYELEGDYLKEFQWHLENGHESISKSDMENADRLKTVDKMVECFGPEEAVKITVEILRKINQNNLAEHLENKHKQGSTADNRQATLYTETSHRLKNKLKRDYKWIFIVWIMEERSGLHQCHEDIPISSLWI, translated from the exons ATGGCATCTGTTAAAGAGCTGCTCAAGAAATCAATGTATGAACTGGAAGGAGATTATCTAAAGGAGTTTCAGTGGCATTTGGAGAATGGTCATGAGAGTATATCAAAGTCTGACATGGAGAATGCAGATAGGTTAAAAACTGTGGATAAGATGGTGGAGTGTTTCGGACCAGAAGAAGCTGTGAAGATCACTGTGGAGATCCTGAGGAAGATAAATCAGAATAATCTGGCTGAGCATCTAGAGAACAAACACAAGCAAG GCTCAACTGCAGACAACAGACAAGCTACTCTTTACACAGAGACCAGCCACAGACTGAAGAACAAATTAAAACGGGACTACAAGTGGATATTCATTG TGTGGATCATGGAGGAGAGATCAGGATTACACCAGTGCCACGAAGAT attcccatcagctcactctggatctga